In Silvanigrella paludirubra, one DNA window encodes the following:
- a CDS encoding SDR family NAD(P)-dependent oxidoreductase translates to MDLKLSGKKALITGSTTGIGFAIAQALLNEGVSVIINGRTEERVEKAIESLSKSNPFKQNIHGIAADVGSLEGTEKLIHQVNDLDILVNNFGIYSAKEFDQITDEDWIRIMNQNVLSGIRLSRAYLSKMKKKNWGRIIFISSESGIHIPSEMIHYGVTKTAQIALARGLAETTSGTGVTVNSVLPGPTWSEGVEKYISELATQNNVSNSDMEKTFFKEYRSSSLIQRFASVEEVANMVTFVCSPLASATNGASLRAEGGILRGIV, encoded by the coding sequence ATGGATTTAAAGTTAAGTGGTAAAAAAGCTCTTATTACGGGATCTACAACTGGAATTGGTTTTGCCATTGCACAAGCTTTATTAAATGAAGGTGTTTCGGTTATTATTAATGGTAGAACCGAAGAGCGTGTTGAAAAAGCGATTGAATCTTTATCCAAATCAAATCCATTTAAACAAAATATTCATGGAATTGCTGCCGATGTGGGATCCCTTGAAGGTACTGAAAAATTAATCCATCAAGTAAACGACCTTGATATTTTAGTAAATAATTTTGGTATATATTCGGCAAAAGAATTTGATCAAATTACGGATGAAGATTGGATTCGAATTATGAATCAAAATGTTTTATCTGGAATTCGATTAAGTAGAGCTTATTTATCTAAAATGAAGAAAAAAAATTGGGGAAGAATTATTTTTATTTCCAGTGAATCTGGTATTCATATTCCGTCTGAAATGATCCACTATGGAGTAACAAAAACAGCACAAATAGCTTTGGCTCGAGGACTTGCCGAAACAACTTCGGGAACAGGTGTAACTGTAAATTCTGTTTTACCAGGGCCTACTTGGTCTGAAGGAGTTGAAAAATATATTTCTGAACTCGCTACCCAAAATAATGTTTCTAATTCAGACATGGAAAAAACATTTTTTAAAGAATACCGATCTTCTTCTTTAATTCAAAGATTTGCTTCCGTTGAAGAGGTTGCTAATATGGTTACTTTTGTATGTAGTCCATTGGCTTCTGCGACAAATGGAGCTTCGTTAAGAGCTGAAGGCGGTATTTTAAGAGGGATTGTTTAA
- a CDS encoding SemiSWEET transporter: MFNNIDLYIGYLAAILTTFSFLPQAIKTIKTKCTKGISIVMYSMFTIGVFFWLVYGILIKDYVIIFAESITFLFAFIILFITFIEFYKENRK, encoded by the coding sequence ATGTTTAATAATATTGATCTTTATATTGGATATCTTGCAGCCATACTAACAACATTTTCATTTTTACCACAAGCAATAAAAACAATTAAAACAAAATGTACCAAAGGTATTTCTATTGTTATGTATTCCATGTTTACAATTGGGGTCTTTTTTTGGTTAGTATATGGAATTTTAATTAAAGATTATGTTATCATTTTTGCTGAGTCAATTACATTTCTTTTTGCTTTTATTATTTTATTCATTACTTTTATAGAATTTTATAAAGAAAATAGAAAGTAA